A window from Deltaproteobacteria bacterium GWA2_45_12 encodes these proteins:
- a CDS encoding 3-oxoacyl-ACP synthase, giving the protein MKKKNTRKKSQTNWKKIKDLKDKDIDFSDIPPLDKNFFAKAALRLPQAKSIMTIRLDPDVLDWFKAQGRGYQTRINSILRMYMESQRSHL; this is encoded by the coding sequence ATGAAAAAGAAAAATACCAGGAAGAAATCGCAAACCAATTGGAAAAAGATTAAAGACCTCAAAGACAAGGACATCGACTTCTCCGACATTCCTCCTCTGGATAAGAATTTCTTTGCCAAAGCGGCATTGAGGCTGCCCCAAGCCAAATCCATCATGACCATTCGCCTGGATCCGGACGTTTTAGACTGGTTCAAAGCCCAAGGGCGAGGGTATCAGACGCGCATCAATTCGATTCTACGGATGTATATGGAATCGCAACGAAGCCATTTATAA